From the genome of bacterium:
CCGGGGTGATTTTTCTTGACACCCCCGGGGGGCCGGGGTATAATCGCGACGCGTTTCTGTTGCTGGAGGAGGGCACCGGCTCGGAATGAGTCTTGAGGCAGGTAGTATTATTGAAGGTGTAGTCGTTAAGATCACCCACTACGGCGCATTCGTTGAACTCGGGGACGGCAAGAGCGGTCTCGTCCACATCTCGGAAATCGCCGACACCTACGTCAAGGACGTTCGCGACTACCTCAAAGAACAAGAGCGCGTCAAGGTCAAGGTGCTCGGCTATAACGACA
Proteins encoded in this window:
- a CDS encoding S1 RNA-binding domain-containing protein, translated to MSLEAGSIIEGVVVKITHYGAFVELGDGKSGLVHISEIADTYVKDVRDYLKEQERVKVKVLGYNDKGKLDLSVKQALDASERQARVRSKASFEEKLTKFMKESEERLLDLKRNTEAKRGGRRR